From the genome of Halobacteriovorax marinus SJ:
GGTATCGTCAAAACTCAGACTATGCGTATTCTCTGTTAATACAATAAATTCTCTCGCATTTATTTCTTTAAAATTAGGATAAATTTTTTCTAAATTTCTTTTTAATAATCTAATTTTTTTGGAAATATCTTCTTCATTCGTATCATTCGTGTCTATAAAAGTTAAAAACTCTCCAGTTTGAACCTTTTTTTCTTCATCATATTCTGAAAATTCACAAATAAAATGACCCCATTCGTGCGTATAGCTTAGCGGAACTAGTAAAGTCTCTCTCTGATCAGTAACTTCCTTCTCTAATTCCAATTTTACGTGGAGGGCACAAGGTGTTTTCGTGCTTTCTACAAACTCAATGAACTCATTAGAAAGCTTTTCCTTACCTTTAAACTCCTCATAAAACTTCCAAGGAGAATCGGCCCAAACAAGCTTCTTAGTATATATTTGAGTACCATTAGTGCATTCAATAACCCAATTATCTCCGTCTTTAAAAACTTTGGAATAAAGAAGTTCGAGTCTAGACTCTGTTAGCTTATTGTAGAATTCATCACTCTTTATAAAAGGAAAGAGCTTCTCTAAATTGTAGTTTGCACCTGGACCTGTATAGAACTCCTCACCCCATTGAAGCTTCTCTGACTTACTTCTTCCACCAAAAGGTTTGAACTTCATATCCTTATAGAACTTTGGAGTCTCTGTCGTTTCTTCTATTTCAGCGTATTCAAAAGCTGACTTAAGAAAGGCAATATTGGCTTCACCTCTTAAGATATTTGGACCAAGAAACTGACTTGTTTCTTTAGAGAGAATGTCTTTAGTAAGAATCTTTGTAACTTGCTCAGGATATTTTCCACTTAAAAACTCAAAAGCAGACTGAGCAAATAGGTCTCCACCTACAACTAAGTTATCTACTTCTACTTTTGTAATATCTTTTATTTCTTCTTTCTTTAATTTTTTTAAATCTGAGTATGCCATCTTTCCTCGGGGGCTATTTTTATCAATATATCAATATTGATCGAATATTACCCCGACGAATTCTCTATTGTCATCCCTTAACGAAAGAAACCTGCTAATGCAGGTTTCTAAAATAAAATTCAATTTAGTTTTAAAATTATCTTATGGCCAAACGGTCACCAGCTCTAATTTGTCTTCGATTAAGAATTGATAAGTTTGAAACGATAAGTGTATCTAAGTTAGTTTTAGTTTTTCTAGCAACAGACCAAAGAGAATCTCCACGTCTTACCACATACCACTTCGATGGGTTAACAATTCTCTTTCCTCTTGCTTTAGCAATTCTGAGTCTCTTTCTATAATTCTTTCTTCTAACAACAACTTTACGCGGTTTTTCATATAAGTCAGCGTACATTGCATTCTTTCTAGACTGTCCCTCTCTAAAAGGAAGTAAGATCGTAGAGCCCTTCTTCAATCTCTTCGTTGCGCTTAGGCCATTTAATGAGCTTAGAACATAAGGTGCTTTTTTAATTTTAAATTTTCTAGCGACATCATTTAGATTCGTTCTCTTTCCTCTAATTTGATATTCTTGGAAAGCAACCGCTTTGTATTCTTTAGAAGAACAACATGCCACGTACGTATCTCTTAAGCCCGCAGGGATTCTTAGTGTATACTCTTCAGCATTTGGTGGTGTAAACCAGCGTAGAATCTCAGGGTTTAAATATTGAATGTCTTCAAAGTCGAGTCCCATATCCTTTGAGAATTCGACTAGGTCAGTTCCACCTGGAATTTTAATTTCTTCAAAATCAATTGGATCGTGGAAATCAATTTCATTAAAACCAAAAACTTTTAAGTTCTTTCCAATGATAGCTAGGGCCATAATATTTGGAACATAATTCTTTGTTTCAGGTTTTAGGTATCTACCCTTTCTTAAATTCCAAAAATTCTCAGTCTTATATCTTCTTATCGCTCTACCAACTTTTCCTTCACCTGCGTTATAGGCAGCAGCTGCTAGCTCCCATGATCCAAAGTCTCCGTAAAGTTTCTTTAAATATTTTGCTGCGGCAACAGTGGCATTAAAAGGGTCTCTTCTCTCATCAACATACCAGTCAATTTTAAGTCCATACCTTTTTCCTGTATACGGCATGAACTGCCAAGGTCCAACAGCTCTGGCCCATGACTTAGCTTTATTCTGAAATCCAGACTCGGCCATGGCCAAGAAGATAAGATCTCTTGGTAGTCCTTTATCTTCTAAGATCTTTCCTAAAAGAGGAGCATATCTTCCACCTCTAGCAGAATATCTTTCAAAGAAACCTCTACCACGAGTTAGAAAATACTTAATCCACTTCTTTGTTGCCTCATTATAAACAACAGGAATATCGAAGTAGTAATTATCTAACTTCAAATGTTCTGCACCATAGAGAAAGTATGTTTTACCATCGTAGTTAGAAGGATTAATTTCTGCACTACCGGCTATAAGAGTTTCAGTATCAACACTTCCTACAGACTTTCTTGCGTCATTGGCCCAAGTCTTATGTTTAGAAAGTTTCTTTTTTACAACTGGTTTCTCATCTTGAACAACTTCATTTTTAGGCTTTATATTTGAACAAGATACAAAGAGAGAGGCGCAAAAAAGTGACGTGTAAAGGGATTTACTTATCTTCATAATTCTCTTATTTCCTTAGTTGATAAATGGGCAAAAAGGCCCAAGTCTCGAGTTCATATATTGTCTAATGAACGGGTCTCTGAGTCAATCCAGAAGACCCGAACGTATTTCAATACATTTTGCTTAGTTGGCAGTACCTTCTATTAATGGGTTATCCTCGCTATTGGAGAACTCCTTATTATCCATCATTGAATCGACAACTATAGTACCCACACAGTCTCCAAAGACATTTACTGTAGTTCTGAACATATCGAGAATTCTATCTACAGCTAAGATTAGTCCGATCCCTTCAATTGGAAGCCCTACTGCTCCTAGAACAATACTCATCGTAATTAGACCAGCTCCTGGAATTGCGGCTGCACCAATTGCTGCTAAAGACGCTGTCATAAAGATAAC
Proteins encoded in this window:
- a CDS encoding lytic transglycosylase domain-containing protein yields the protein MKISKSLYTSLFCASLFVSCSNIKPKNEVVQDEKPVVKKKLSKHKTWANDARKSVGSVDTETLIAGSAEINPSNYDGKTYFLYGAEHLKLDNYYFDIPVVYNEATKKWIKYFLTRGRGFFERYSARGGRYAPLLGKILEDKGLPRDLIFLAMAESGFQNKAKSWARAVGPWQFMPYTGKRYGLKIDWYVDERRDPFNATVAAAKYLKKLYGDFGSWELAAAAYNAGEGKVGRAIRRYKTENFWNLRKGRYLKPETKNYVPNIMALAIIGKNLKVFGFNEIDFHDPIDFEEIKIPGGTDLVEFSKDMGLDFEDIQYLNPEILRWFTPPNAEEYTLRIPAGLRDTYVACCSSKEYKAVAFQEYQIRGKRTNLNDVARKFKIKKAPYVLSSLNGLSATKRLKKGSTILLPFREGQSRKNAMYADLYEKPRKVVVRRKNYRKRLRIAKARGKRIVNPSKWYVVRRGDSLWSVARKTKTNLDTLIVSNLSILNRRQIRAGDRLAIR